The region TCGCTCGGGTCGCACCGCGATCATCGCCTGCGGCGCGATCGCCCAGCCGGCCGCTGCCGTCGTCGAGCGCAACGCCTGGCCCGTCGACGTGCACCCGCTCCCCCCGCTGCTCCACAACCATCCCGACCGCATCGCCCACGACGTGCGCGAGCTCGCCCTCCACCTCGGCGCGACCTACGGCCGCGTGGTGATCGGCTACGCCGACTGCGGGACCTACGGCGCGCTCGACGAGGTGTGCCGCGAGCTCGGGCTGGAGCGGTTGCCGGGACTGCACTGCTACGACGTGTACGCCGGCCCGTCCCGCCTCGAGAGGTTCTTCGACGAGCAGCCGGGGACCTACCTGCTCACCGACTTCCTGGTGCGCTCGTTCGGGCGCACGGTGATCCAGGAGATGGGCCTGGACCGCTACCCGGAGCTGCGGGACACCTACTTCGGCAACTACACGCGCGTCGTGTGGCTGGCCCAGTCGCC is a window of Nocardioides oleivorans DNA encoding:
- a CDS encoding DUF1638 domain-containing protein, with the protein product MSSSRTDPTSTTPSSTSSPSRHPDRHPDRHPDRLPDRQPDRSGRTAIIACGAIAQPAAAVVERNAWPVDVHPLPPLLHNHPDRIAHDVRELALHLGATYGRVVIGYADCGTYGALDEVCRELGLERLPGLHCYDVYAGPSRLERFFDEQPGTYLLTDFLVRSFGRTVIQEMGLDRYPELRDTYFGNYTRVVWLAQSPDDDLRALAEQAAASIGLPLTVVETGDHGLEAAIADLVSPAP